A region of the Pirellulales bacterium genome:
GGCTCTGTGGTCGACGCGTCGTCTGCGCGATGTCGTCGTTCGAGATACGGTCGGCGAGGCTCTGGGGTCTTTCCGGGGCGGGTCCTCGCGACGCGCCACGGGAGGAATGCTGGCGCTTGATGTCGCCGGCCGGGTGGACACCACGACCGACTCAACTCACTGGATGCAGCCCCCCGGCAGCATGATCGAGCGAGTAAGGCAGGCGTGGCCAAAAGGTCCGTCGCAACCTTGCGGACGACGGGGCGCCGGCGACACGTATTTCGCACCAGTTAGACAATAACCGAACGACGTGCAGGCTGCAATCAACCTCGCCATGCGAGCCTTGCCCGGGCCGCACTGGGGGCAACGCGACTAGTCGCGAGGGCAATAGAGGGTCCTGCACCGTCACGCGTTGAGATGCCGACGCCCAGCCAACCATCCGCCAGACCAATGGTCCCACAGCCGGGATGGACTAAGCCGCCGCCGGCAGCACGTATTGGAGGATCGCGAAGTAATGCACCGCACTGCCGGCGATCACAAAGACGTGCCAGACGGCGTGCAGGTACAGTGCCTTGCGATCGAAGGTGAGAAAGATCGTCCCCACGCTATAGCACGCTCCGCCGGCCAGCATCAGCCACAGGCAGCCCGACGGGATGAGTTCGATCATGGGTTTGGCGGCCACGACCGGCAGCCAGCCCATGCACACGTAAGCGTAGGTCGATACCGCTTCGACGCGATGGGCCCATACCACCTTGGAGAAAAAGCCAAAGAAAGCGATGGTCCACATAGCAGTCATGAGCAGCCACCAATAGCCTCCGCGGAGATATTCGAGGGCCAGCGGCGTGAACGTGCCAGCGATCAATAGATAAATGCAGCCCTGGTCGAGCATGCGGAAGATTCGCCGCGCGCGAGGGTGCTGAAACACATGCGACAATGTCGAGGCGGCATACACGGCCACCAGCGACGCGCCGTAAATCGAGCAGCCGATGATTTCCCGCGCCCCGGCGTATTTGACGGCCAGGGTAACCATGGCCACCGATCCGACGAGGCTCATAGCCAGGCCGATACCATGAGTAATGCTGTTGGCGATTTCATCCTCGATGCGCGGCAATGTGGCGCCGCTGGCATCGAAAGCACTATCGATTTGCATGGCGATTTCCTCGAACAAGCTCGACCACGTCCTGAGTCTGGAATCGAGCGCCGCTTATCGAGTACGGCTCGTCGATTGAAGCAGCGTCACGATGTTTGTACATCCCTAATTTAATACGCGGTGGATTCTGGGGAAGTTGCTTCACGGGCGTTGTGTCGAGCAAAAAGGGGCTAAAGCATGCGTCCCGAGGGCTTGATCCTACAGAATCGGCTTTCAATCGGAAGCGTCTGCGGGGGGCTGAACCGTGTGCTAGTTACGTTTCCCCGGTACGCCCGCCGAGCCTATGCCCGAGTCCACGCCTTTGGCGGTGACCTTAGGCGCAACGCATTTTATTCGCTCGTCCGGGCGGCGTATTGCCGAGGATGTCATTAAGGGCATCTGCCATTTAGAAATATCGAACCGCCGCGCGATTGGCTGGCGGAAATCCTTGAGGGCGGGCATCAATGGGCAGCCAGCGTCGGCATGAATTGCCCTAGCGCATCGTCTTCGCCCGCTTGTGCATCCCTCGCCCGCCAATTTAGACTCTCCAAGACACGGTCCGGCCCTGTGACGGCTCTGAATAGCACGCCGCGCAGAGTCCCTGTCGAGCACCCTGCGGCACTTCCTTTTGATGGAGAGAGACATGTCGAAATCGTCAGCGTCGATGCGAAATACTGTCGGCCATGTTACGTCGCTGCGCAAGCTGGCAGAGCCGTCCCGCCGACCGATGGCACGGCGACGTTTTTTGGGCATTGCCGCTGCAAGTGCCGGGACGGCGCTGGTGGGGCTGTCGCGACGTACAGCGGCAGCGGCTGACGACTTCGGTGGATTCATCATGGGGATGCAGACTTATTCGTTGCGCGACTTTCCGGTCGACAAGGCATTGGAGTTGTCGAAGCAGTTAGGTGTATCGACGATTGAGTTCGCCAGCGGGCATCTCGGCACAAAGGCCCCGCAGGCCGAGATCGACGCCGTAAAGAACAAGGTGCAAAGTCTAGGCCTAAGGACGCTTTCGCACGGCGTGAGCCCCTTCACGAGTGACCATGAGGCCAATCGCAAGATCTTTGAATTCGCCAAGCGCTTGGGAGCGAGGAACTTGTCGGCCGATCCCACCGAGGATTCGTTCGACAGCCTCGATCGGCTGGTGGCCGAGTTCGACATCCGCATTGCCATTCATAATCACGGTCCCGGCGCGCGCTACGACAAGGTGGCCGACGTTCTCAAAGCGATCAAGGGCCGGCATCCGTCGATCGGTGCTTGTGCCGATTTGGGACATTACATTCGCGCCGGCGAGGATCCCGTGCGCGCCATCACGCTGCTGGCCGGACGGCTGTACGGAGTCCACCTCAAGGATTTCGCCGAGCCCAAGAAGGACGCGCAGGGTGTGATTCTGGGACGTGGGCAGTTGGATCTCGAGGCAACGTTCCGGGCCTTGCGAAAGGCAGATTTTCCGGCCGATGCCTGCCTAGCCTTGGAGTATGAAGAGAAGCCCAAGGATCCTATCGACGATATCCGCGCCTGCCTGGCTGCGGCATCGGAAGGGGCCAAGCGCGCACACGGCTAAATGGGCTTCGCGCGGCGCGCTCCGTCCCAACGGAGGGCTCACGCGGCGTGCTGGTTGATCCGTCACGCAAATGCGTCAACACGCGCCACGCGGAAGGAAGGTCGATCAATGCTAGGCAGCGGTCGATTTCCCACCGCGCGGCGCGGTGTCGAGAATGCTCTCATTGCTCGGTGATGTCGCGTTCTAGGCGTCGAATTCCTGGCGCTGTCGATCGTCGGCATCACGCAATTCAGTGCCAAGTAGTGTTCTCACGCGTTGTACCAGTCACGCCACCGTTTAATGCGTCCGTGAGCAGTGAGCTGTCGCTCAAGGCGATGCGCGGGGCTGGCAGCAGGACGAGCTCCGGCCAGAGCGTGCCATCGGACATGGATCGCCACTTGCCGACGCTCTCGTCCAAGCGAGCCATCTGACGACTGTGTTCGCGATCGACGTACAGCGTGTCGCAGATCATGCTGACCATCTCGAACGTTCCCAGGGCGCAACGCTGCCCATTCGAGGAATCCTCGAGATGCACGATTGTCGGGGTTTCGGTCCACAGCAGGCTGAACTGTCCCCCGATTTTCCGCCGGCACCAAAGGTTGTTACGGAAGCACGCGGCTTCCAGTTCCTTAGGACCCATGCGCAAGCTGGAACCGATCGCCCGATAGACCGTTGCCGGCCCGAGGACGGTCTGCGTGCCACTCGCCGGATTTCCTGCCCACATCAACAAGTATCGTTCCCTAACTTCGACGTCATTTGACG
Encoded here:
- a CDS encoding sugar phosphate isomerase/epimerase; the protein is MSKSSASMRNTVGHVTSLRKLAEPSRRPMARRRFLGIAAASAGTALVGLSRRTAAAADDFGGFIMGMQTYSLRDFPVDKALELSKQLGVSTIEFASGHLGTKAPQAEIDAVKNKVQSLGLRTLSHGVSPFTSDHEANRKIFEFAKRLGARNLSADPTEDSFDSLDRLVAEFDIRIAIHNHGPGARYDKVADVLKAIKGRHPSIGACADLGHYIRAGEDPVRAITLLAGRLYGVHLKDFAEPKKDAQGVILGRGQLDLEATFRALRKADFPADACLALEYEEKPKDPIDDIRACLAAASEGAKRAHG
- a CDS encoding hemolysin III family protein, giving the protein MQIDSAFDASGATLPRIEDEIANSITHGIGLAMSLVGSVAMVTLAVKYAGAREIIGCSIYGASLVAVYAASTLSHVFQHPRARRIFRMLDQGCIYLLIAGTFTPLALEYLRGGYWWLLMTAMWTIAFFGFFSKVVWAHRVEAVSTYAYVCMGWLPVVAAKPMIELIPSGCLWLMLAGGACYSVGTIFLTFDRKALYLHAVWHVFVIAGSAVHYFAILQYVLPAAA